In the genome of Zea mays subsp. mays mitochondrion, complete genome, the window GAAATTGGATTTCCTTTTCGCGTTGTTGAACTAAAAGTTCTTGAAGACGCCTGGCTTGCTTGGTCAAGCCCAAAGTGAAAGATACGGTGATTCCACATAGCACATATTTCCATCTTTTTCAGCTCTGCTCCCAAAAGAGAAAGGGAGACTTGGATTTTGGTCGGCGTTGGTTTTTCCAAGGTCTTTTGAGAACGTAAACATGAACGGAAGTAGCGTAGGACACCCACACTCGAAGAAATGGATCGATAAGAACAAACCGAACCTACACAGACAGAGAGATATTTACTTTTTTCACATCTGTAACTAAAACTAAAGGGCTGCATTTTCACATTTCTTTAAATGTAAAAAAAGATGTAGAACTGAATAGCGCAGCTGTTTTGGCTCGCAATAAAGCAAGGGTCCTGATCGAGCAAGACTACGTCCTATCTATCTACCTCTCCAAACACAATATCTTGAGTACCTATGATGGTGACTACATCTGCTGGCATGTGATGTTTGGACATAGAATCGAGTCCT includes:
- the orf191 gene encoding hypothetical protein translates to MQPFSFSYRCEKSKYLSVCVGSVCSYRSISSSVGVLRYFRSCLRSQKTLEKPTPTKIQVSLSLLGAELKKMEICAMWNHRIFHFGLDQASQASSRTFSSTTRKGNPISVRLCLISMRLVVAALPIFLVLVMWFGSQGSLPIDPHILEAVKGSFVRQGVLTICRLLGFDMPVFIIILAAKIFYKILFWLWGI